A genomic stretch from Thermodesulfobacteriota bacterium includes:
- the hemE gene encoding uroporphyrinogen decarboxylase, with protein MTKGFNGLRVTAFESRRAKEMEKLILYHGGIPVLAPSMREVPLSEATEALEFAKGLFEGQFDIIIFMTGVGTSTLFKAVSAKYQQNKLLDALRKVKKVARGPKPVAALRELGLRPDLLVPEPNTWRDILITLDNELPVNGKRVAVQEYGLPNTALLSSLQERGAIVTPVPVYRWALPEDLTPLRTAIRSIADQETDISLFTSSQQVHHLIKVASDEGLEEQLREGFKNLVTGSIGPTTTQTLHEAGLSADYEPNSPKMGNLVREMARRGGALLRKKRIAHSNDVNTNKWHRIDMIWNKDKSFNSKEVAKNSPFLKACRLEHTDYTPIWLMRQAGRFLREYRELREKVSFLELCKKPELAAEVTLMAVDRLAVDAAIIFADILLILEPLGIELEFSRGDGPRIRRPLRSRRAVTTLREFNGDELNFVYDAIRITRSALDPEVPLIGFAGAPFTVASYIIEGGGSRNYENTKAIMHGDSSAWHTFMNRLTDATVSYLNHQISAGADAIQIFDSWVGCLSPDDYREYVLPHMNRLFQNIAKNTPVIHFGTNTAGLLELMKEAGGNVIGLDWRVNLKDAWARVGYDVGVQGNLDPAILLTKPAEIRRKASMVMEKAERRPGHIFNLGHGVLPNTPVDNVLALIDYVHDFGSKS; from the coding sequence ATGACAAAGGGATTCAATGGCCTTCGAGTTACCGCTTTTGAGAGCCGCAGGGCAAAAGAGATGGAAAAACTGATCCTATACCACGGAGGCATACCAGTTCTGGCACCCTCTATGAGGGAGGTTCCGTTATCTGAAGCAACGGAGGCATTAGAGTTTGCAAAGGGTCTATTTGAAGGGCAATTTGATATCATAATTTTCATGACCGGCGTTGGTACTAGCACTCTATTCAAGGCTGTATCAGCAAAATATCAACAAAACAAACTTCTAGATGCACTCCGGAAAGTAAAAAAGGTGGCTCGTGGCCCCAAACCAGTTGCCGCATTACGCGAATTGGGACTTAGACCAGACCTTCTTGTACCCGAACCAAACACATGGCGCGATATTTTAATCACATTAGATAACGAGCTTCCCGTAAATGGCAAAAGAGTAGCTGTCCAGGAATATGGTTTACCGAATACCGCGTTGTTATCAAGCTTGCAAGAGAGAGGCGCAATTGTTACTCCTGTACCTGTCTATCGCTGGGCCCTGCCCGAAGACCTAACCCCTCTTCGCACAGCAATTCGTTCGATTGCGGATCAAGAAACTGATATATCCCTCTTTACAAGTTCTCAGCAGGTACACCATTTGATCAAGGTGGCGTCCGATGAAGGACTGGAAGAGCAGCTGAGAGAAGGTTTCAAAAACCTGGTCACAGGATCGATCGGACCTACGACAACTCAGACTCTACATGAGGCAGGCTTGTCAGCGGACTATGAACCCAATAGTCCCAAGATGGGTAATCTAGTCCGAGAGATGGCAAGACGCGGTGGAGCCCTTTTGCGAAAGAAAAGGATTGCGCATTCAAACGATGTTAACACAAACAAATGGCACAGAATTGATATGATCTGGAATAAGGACAAGAGTTTCAACTCAAAGGAAGTTGCCAAAAACTCACCCTTTTTGAAAGCATGTCGGCTCGAGCACACGGATTATACGCCAATTTGGTTAATGAGACAGGCCGGGAGGTTTCTACGCGAATATAGGGAGCTCCGCGAGAAGGTTTCGTTTCTCGAACTTTGCAAGAAACCTGAATTAGCGGCAGAAGTAACTCTGATGGCCGTAGATCGTCTAGCTGTTGATGCCGCAATTATTTTTGCCGATATACTGCTCATCTTGGAACCGTTAGGGATAGAGCTAGAATTCTCCAGGGGAGATGGGCCACGAATTAGAAGACCCCTGAGATCAAGGAGGGCAGTCACTACGCTTAGGGAATTTAATGGCGACGAACTTAATTTTGTTTATGACGCTATCCGGATCACACGAAGTGCGCTCGATCCTGAGGTGCCATTGATAGGCTTTGCCGGTGCTCCTTTTACCGTCGCTTCATACATAATCGAGGGAGGTGGCTCGAGAAACTACGAAAACACCAAGGCAATTATGCACGGTGATTCTTCCGCTTGGCATACTTTTATGAATAGATTAACCGATGCTACGGTTTCCTACCTCAATCATCAAATCTCAGCAGGGGCGGACGCAATACAGATTTTTGATAGCTGGGTTGGTTGCCTTTCACCAGACGACTATAGAGAATATGTTCTACCTCATATGAATAGGTTGTTTCAAAATATTGCAAAAAACACCCCAGTCATACATTTTGGTACAAATACAGCCGGACTTTTGGAACTGATGAAGGAGGCCGGTGGGAATGTCATTGGGCTCGACTGGCGAGTGAATCTTAAAGATGCCTGGGCACGAGTTGGCTATGATGTTGGAGTGCAAGGAAACCTAGACCCTGCAATCCTATTGACAAAGCCTGCGGAAATTCGGAGAAAAGCATCAATGGTAATGGAGAAAGCCGAGAGAAGACCAGGACATATCTTCAACCTCGGACATGGTGTATTACCTAACACCCCTGTCGATAACGTCCTTGCACTAATAGATTATGTGCATGATTTTGGGAGTAAAAGTTGA
- the hemH gene encoding ferrochelatase has translation MSNRYDAILMIAFGGPEKTGDIRPFLSKVSSGRPIPPERLDEVAHHYELIGGRSPLNEITYRQARGLEAQLKINGYPLPVYVGMRNWYPFLSDTVIEMSKEGINNALAIIMAAHQSDASWERYQRDVEEAISTTGVELSVDYTEPFYDHPLFIEDSAERIAECLEQIPSTDRDDTVLIFTAHSIPTPMAEASPYVEQLTISCRLISERLGHENWLLAYQSRSGRPTDPWLEPDVCDLIRALSKKSTAHVIIQPIGFICDHVEVLYDIGIEAAEVAEEVGIKMLRAKTVNDDQKFIEALADVVKSHIRQEA, from the coding sequence ATGTCAAACAGATATGATGCAATATTAATGATAGCGTTTGGCGGACCCGAAAAGACCGGCGACATAAGACCATTCCTGTCTAAGGTCTCAAGCGGTCGACCTATTCCACCCGAGCGTTTAGACGAGGTAGCTCATCATTATGAGCTTATAGGGGGCAGATCGCCCCTGAATGAAATTACGTACCGGCAAGCCAGGGGGCTGGAAGCTCAGCTGAAAATTAACGGATATCCCTTACCGGTCTATGTTGGCATGAGAAACTGGTATCCATTTTTGTCAGATACAGTCATCGAAATGTCAAAAGAAGGAATAAACAATGCTCTGGCCATAATAATGGCAGCCCATCAATCCGATGCGAGCTGGGAAAGGTATCAGCGAGATGTGGAGGAGGCCATTTCTACGACAGGTGTTGAATTGTCCGTAGATTACACAGAACCATTTTATGATCATCCTCTATTTATTGAAGACTCAGCCGAGCGGATAGCCGAATGCCTTGAACAGATACCGTCCACTGACCGCGACGATACCGTTTTGATTTTTACAGCACACAGCATACCGACTCCCATGGCCGAAGCATCCCCATACGTAGAGCAACTTACCATTTCATGTCGACTGATATCGGAGAGGCTCGGTCATGAAAACTGGTTGCTTGCATATCAAAGCAGGAGCGGTCGTCCTACAGACCCCTGGCTCGAGCCCGATGTGTGTGATCTAATCAGAGCGCTTTCCAAAAAATCCACCGCTCATGTAATAATTCAACCAATCGGATTTATATGTGATCACGTCGAAGTTCTCTATGATATCGGTATTGAAGCAGCAGAGGTTGCTGAGGAGGTCGGAATAAAAATGTTGAGGGCTAAAACGGTAAATGATGATCAGAAGTTTATTGAAGCATTAGCAGACGTTGTTAAAAGTCACATAAGACAGGAAGCATGA
- the hemG gene encoding protoporphyrinogen oxidase gives MRIVIIGGGITGLSAAHRLMELSSESETQLEVLLFEGRNKLGGVISTKHAYDFLIEEGPDSFITTKPWALNLCRRLGLGPELIPTNEENRRTYVVKRGRLIYVPDGFLMLAPTRLLSFLTSPLFTWRGKLRTALETVLPSRSSQSDESLASFVTRRFGREVLDLVAQPLISGIYTADPQSLSLKATFPQFLELEQKHGSVIRALIREKNKRNTSKSGESGARYSLFLSLKDGMESLIEKLGSSLPGKSLKLGKTVKRLELSNSVWTLMTEDGTMIDADGVIIALASNKAYHLLEGFDSRLAKELSQIKYESSVVINLAYNLDDISHNLNGFGFVVPTVEKRPILACSFTSLKFTGRAPRGKVLLRCFMGGATNPEIYERDDNWLMKTAHEEMCELLGVSDKPILKMVSRYYQSMPQYFVGHLDLVSKIKERVSKYKSLELAGNAYSGVGIPDCINSGEMAAEKIFNNLKNKHS, from the coding sequence ATGCGAATAGTTATCATAGGTGGTGGTATAACAGGTCTGAGTGCCGCACATCGGCTAATGGAGTTGAGCTCTGAGAGTGAAACTCAGCTCGAAGTTCTTCTATTTGAAGGACGTAATAAGCTCGGCGGGGTTATATCTACCAAACACGCATATGATTTTTTAATCGAAGAAGGACCTGATTCATTCATAACTACTAAGCCATGGGCGTTGAACCTATGCAGGCGATTGGGTTTAGGTCCAGAACTAATCCCTACAAATGAAGAAAACCGTCGTACATACGTTGTCAAACGGGGAAGACTTATATACGTGCCTGATGGATTTCTTATGCTTGCTCCGACTCGCCTTTTATCGTTCTTAACATCTCCGTTATTTACATGGCGCGGGAAGCTACGAACAGCATTAGAGACAGTGCTGCCAAGTAGATCCAGCCAAAGTGATGAAAGCCTTGCATCGTTCGTTACCCGACGATTTGGGCGAGAGGTGCTCGATCTTGTTGCGCAACCATTAATAAGTGGGATTTACACCGCCGACCCCCAATCCCTGAGCCTTAAGGCCACTTTCCCGCAATTTCTTGAATTGGAACAGAAGCACGGAAGTGTAATAAGGGCTTTGATCAGAGAGAAAAACAAAAGAAATACCTCTAAATCTGGTGAGAGCGGGGCCCGTTATAGTCTATTCTTATCGCTGAAAGATGGAATGGAATCTCTGATAGAAAAGTTGGGTTCCAGTCTGCCCGGGAAATCTTTAAAACTCGGGAAAACTGTTAAACGTTTAGAACTTTCAAACAGCGTGTGGACCCTAATGACTGAAGATGGCACTATGATAGATGCCGATGGTGTAATAATCGCGTTAGCCTCAAATAAGGCATACCATTTACTGGAAGGATTTGACAGTCGTCTTGCTAAGGAATTATCACAAATAAAATACGAATCCTCTGTCGTTATCAACCTCGCTTACAATCTTGACGACATATCCCATAATCTAAACGGTTTCGGATTTGTTGTGCCGACAGTTGAAAAGCGCCCTATTTTAGCATGCTCTTTTACCAGTTTAAAATTCACGGGAAGAGCACCAAGAGGCAAGGTTTTACTACGCTGTTTCATGGGAGGTGCAACTAATCCCGAAATTTATGAAAGAGATGATAACTGGCTGATGAAAACAGCACATGAAGAGATGTGCGAATTACTCGGAGTAAGTGATAAACCCATCTTGAAGATGGTAAGTAGGTACTATCAATCAATGCCTCAATACTTTGTTGGGCATCTTGACCTCGTTTCCAAGATAAAAGAGCGAGTAAGCAAATATAAGTCCCTTGAGCTTGCCGGAAATGCGTACAGCGGGGTTGGCATACCGGACTGTATAAATTCCGGTGAAATGGCGGCGGAAAAAATATTTAACAATCTAAAAAATAAACACAGTTGA
- a CDS encoding DUF4126 domain-containing protein, protein METLLSIFLGIGLSAACGFRVFIPLMIVSVASLSGHLILAPGLEWIGTYPALAAFGIASMVEIFSYHIPIIDNLLDTLAVPAATIAGTIVMASAVSEMSPLLRWSLAVIVGGGIAGMVQGLTSITRLASTAATGGFANPIVSTAEAGGSVAMSVIAISLPVVAFISVIGIIWFAFVKLYRRLFREKAFNT, encoded by the coding sequence ATGGAAACATTACTTAGCATTTTTTTAGGTATTGGTCTCAGCGCTGCATGTGGGTTTAGAGTCTTCATTCCACTGATGATAGTAAGTGTTGCTTCACTTTCTGGGCATCTAATCTTGGCCCCTGGCCTTGAATGGATTGGCACTTATCCGGCTCTTGCAGCATTTGGGATTGCTTCGATGGTTGAAATATTTTCATATCATATTCCTATCATCGATAACCTCCTTGATACGCTTGCGGTTCCTGCGGCAACAATCGCGGGTACGATCGTGATGGCCTCGGCAGTTTCGGAAATGAGCCCGTTACTCAGATGGTCTCTTGCAGTTATAGTTGGTGGAGGAATTGCCGGTATGGTTCAGGGTTTGACTAGCATAACTAGACTGGCTTCAACCGCTGCAACAGGCGGATTTGCTAATCCTATCGTTTCAACTGCTGAAGCTGGCGGATCGGTAGCCATGTCGGTTATAGCAATTTCTTTGCCTGTGGTGGCGTTTATTTCAGTAATCGGAATAATATGGTTTGCGTTCGTCAAATTGTATAGAAGGCTGTTCAGAGAAAAGGCGTTTAATACATAG
- a CDS encoding SDR family oxidoreductase, whose translation MKHKDKVALITGGSLGLGKAAAILFAREGAKVVITGRTEKTLKEAVGEAKKEGLEIDYFVSDVSKEKDCKAAVDYTLEKHKRIDILFNNAGVLYIYNTHETPTDKWEETFDVNVKGTYFMSKYVIPRMLENGGGCIVNNSSILGLKAIPGAAAYNASKGAITQLTRSMALEYAEKGIRVNCICPGTIWTPMVEGFFAAVPDQNALKGYLESLQPLAKHLGRFGTPEEIAHAVSFLCDDNVKYMTGSMLSVDAGWIAG comes from the coding sequence ATGAAGCATAAGGACAAGGTAGCACTTATCACAGGTGGAAGCCTGGGATTGGGGAAGGCAGCGGCAATTCTGTTCGCGAGAGAGGGAGCAAAAGTTGTAATTACGGGTCGCACTGAAAAAACCTTAAAAGAAGCCGTAGGAGAAGCGAAAAAAGAAGGGTTGGAAATTGATTATTTTGTTAGCGATGTATCTAAAGAAAAGGACTGCAAGGCCGCAGTCGATTATACTTTAGAAAAACACAAGCGCATAGATATTCTATTCAACAATGCAGGCGTCCTGTATATTTACAACACCCATGAAACACCGACAGACAAATGGGAAGAGACTTTTGATGTCAACGTAAAAGGCACTTATTTTATGTCAAAATATGTGATTCCCAGGATGTTAGAAAATGGTGGTGGTTGCATAGTCAACAACTCTTCTATACTAGGATTGAAAGCTATTCCTGGTGCGGCCGCGTACAACGCCAGCAAAGGAGCCATAACGCAGCTCACAAGGAGCATGGCTCTAGAGTACGCGGAAAAAGGAATCCGTGTCAATTGTATATGTCCCGGCACAATATGGACTCCGATGGTCGAAGGATTTTTCGCTGCCGTGCCCGATCAAAACGCGCTTAAGGGGTATTTGGAATCACTCCAACCCCTTGCCAAACATTTAGGGCGCTTTGGCACACCCGAAGAAATTGCTCATGCTGTTTCATTTCTCTGTGACGACAATGTTAAGTATATGACTGGCTCTATGCTTTCAGTTGACGCTGGATGGATCGCTGGTTAA